Part of the Sphingobacterium sp. LZ7M1 genome, AAGTGGTTTTAAGTTCTTGATTAGTAGGTTATTGTAGTGATAAAACTGTCCTGTTTATATTTTTATCCGCATCATCTTGCTGTCTTCTGGATGTTATATTTCCTAGGTTTGCCCTAGTTTTTTTTAGAAAAGAAAGGAGGTCTTATTCGAGACATATTCGAGAATGATTCGGACATAGACTTAATGCTGTTGCACACACGTTGCAAAAATTCGGAATGTGTCTCGAATGAGGTCAGTAAGAAACTCAAGTAAGAATAGAGGACAGATTAATATCCTCATGAATGCTTGTAAACGAAAAGGGAGATTTTCATGAAAATCTCCCTTTTGTATATGTTATGGATTCCTTAGACCCCTCTTCCGAAGTCATCTTGAACTCTTACGATATCATCTTCATCAGATGGATTGGCAGAGTCGGTATGTTGCCAGATTTCAGCAACGACTCCGTAGGAACCCAATCCTACAAGACGATGTCTTTCACCTTGGGAAAGGCGGATGGAATCCCCTTCTTTTAAGATCTTTAGTTCATGTTCCTCATCAGTAGGGCTGGTTACTACACCAACTTCTCCACGGATGACACGCCAAATTTCAGCTCTACGGTGGTGATATTGCCATGATAAACGTTTGTTAGGGCCTACAATCAAAACTTTTGGGCTTAATTTGCCAGATATTCTCAGGTCTTGAACGTTTAGGCCTTCAAAATAAGCGTCGGCAAATTCCTGTGCCTGATCTTCGTTGATCACAAAAAATCCACCCCAAGGTCTATTCTGATCTTCGCTTTCAATCTTGAATCCCTTATTGGTCAATTTACTTGAAATCTCTTGAAATAATTCGCTTTTATCTATATATGTCATGGTTACGATGTTTACTTATGTGAAGATAATATAACTTTTGTATTAATACAAGCCATAAATCAGTCTATCGATTGATTTACCTTATATTTGCAAAATAAGAAATTTCCTCATGTCACAAGCATTCGATACACAAAATGATATTTTTTCCAAGGCCGTCGCGTTCGTTAACCAGACTCAGCAACCCATATTTCTAACTGGGAAAGCAGGGACTGGAAAGACTACTTTTTTGAAGTTTATCCGAGAGAACAGCTACAAGAAAATGGCCATCACTGCGCCGACAGGTGTGGCTGCGATGAATGCTGGCGGGACAACACTTCATGCCCTGTTCTGGCTGCCATTCGGTGTGTTTATCGAAGATTATCCCTTGCAATGGGGAGATTCAGACCAATTTATTTACAACAAGCACAGGTTGTTTAGTACGATTAAATTAACCAAGAACCGTCGCGCCATCCTGCAAGAATTGGAACTGTTGGTAATTGATGAAGTTTCCATGGTCCGTGCGGATACCTTGGATGCAATTGATGTCATCCTGAAAAGTGTACGTCGAGATATGCGCCCATTTGGAGGCGTTCAGGTCCTTTTTATTGGGGATCTGTACCAATTGCCGCCCGTGGTCCAAGATCGCGAATGGCAGGTCCTTCGGGATTATTATTCCAGTGTGTTTTTCTTTGATGCCAAAGTTTTCAAGCAGCAGCCACCGGTACTGATTGAACTTCAGAAAATCTATAGACAACAGGATGATGCTTACATCAATATCTTGAATAAAATCAGGAATAATGAGACTACAAATGCCGATCTCGATGACTTGAATACCCATTACAAACCGGATTTTATCGCCCCAGAAGGGGAACAATATATTACCTTGACCTCACATAATAGACTTGCGGACCAGATCAACCAAGAGAAGCTGGAAAGCTTGGACAGCAAGCTGCATCAGATTAAGTCCATTATCAAGGATGAATTTCAGAATGGACTGTTTCCAGCAGAGGAGACCTTGAGCCTGAGGGTCGGTGCACAGGTGATGTTTATCAAGAATGATGTAGGTGAGGAACGCCGTTATTTCAATGGAAAGATCGGTACGGTGAAGGATATTCAAGTTGAAAAGCATAAGATCATAGTTTCCTTTCCGAATGGGGAAGAGGATGTGGAAGTCAAACGAGAAACTTGGGAGAATATCCGCTATTCCTATAACAAAGGGGATGACAAGATCGAAGAGGAGGTATTGGGTACATTCTCTCAATTTCCTTTGCGATTGGCATGGGCCATTACCATCCATAAGAGCCAAGGTTTGACCTTTGAAAAGGCAATCATTGATGCAGGGACTTCCTTTGCAGCTGGACAGGTCTATGTAGCCCTGAGCAGGTTGACTGGCTTGGAAGGTTTGGTATTGCGTTCCAGGGTTCCTTCCTATGCCATCCGTACGGATTATCAGGTGGTCAGCTTTATGAAACAGATGGAGGCCATCACCGATTTAGAACCGATCCTACAGGAATCCCAAAAAAGATATCTCGGTCAGATCTTATTGCAGAGTTTCCGCTGGAACAGTATGTGTGAAGAAATGGAATCCCTGATCGTGGAGCAAGAAGGGAAGAAAATTGAGGGTAAAGATGAGGCCGTTGAATTCCTGAAGGACATGCTGTCAAAATTAAAGGCACAGGAAGTGGTGGCCAACAAATTTATCACCCAACTGTACAAAATGCTGGGTCAGGTAGACCTTGACTATGAAAAGATCTGCGAGCGATCAAAAGCGGCGGTCAGCTGGTTTATTCCCACATTTGATAAGGAATGTTTAGCGCCAATGGAGAAGCATATTGAGCAATGGCAGGTTAAGAAAAGGACCAAGAAATATATTTCTACCCTAAAGAGTATTTTGTTGGATTTCAAGAGAAAGCATGAGCAGCTCAAACATAGCCTAACTATTGCGGAAGCCCTAAATAAGTCCTCGGATGAACTGACAGAGGAGTTGCTGCAATGGAACAAGCCTAAGGAGGATCTGGCGAAGGAAGTAGAAGAAAAGGAGAAGGATACCAAACAGATTTCCCTGGATATGTTTATGGATGGGATGGATATTGAAGAGATTGCTACGAAACGCGATATGGTGGTAGGAACCATCTATGGTCATCTGATCAATTTTATAGGTTCCGATATTGAAGCATCAGATTTGATTCCGGATGCCGAGCTGCAAAACATTGTCAAGGTCATCAAGTCACATCCAGATGCTTCAGCGACCGAGCTAAGAACCTTGATGGACATGAAAGTAGATTACCCACAGATCAGGATTGCCCAAAAGTATATGGAAGTAGCTGAGAAGTAAGATCGAAGCAGTTGGTTAAACTAAATTTGTTAAGAATTCTTAAAGTTTAAGCTGATTTCGTTTTGTTTATTGCTAATTGATTAAATTCAATAATAATTAGCTTTACTAGAAACGATTGTTAATCTAAATGAAATGAATATGAGAGTTTTTACGGGTTTGTTTTTCCTATTGCTATTCCTGACTTCCTGTAGAGCCATGGTTTACAAAGCGGCTGGAATAAAGGATATAAAGGAGTTTGATCAACAGGAATATGAAAAGTTTGCTGCTGAATTGACAGGACCATACCAAGGAACGAAATATTCCTTTGCAGTGCCTGATTCCGGTATGCAGAACTATGTGCTACTGTACACGGATACTTTTAAGAACAATGCTGCCCAGCCGATTCAATTACTCTATTTTAAGGATCAAAAACTAGTTTCATTTCATGCCAATTGTTATGCTCCTGGTAAAAATATAAGGACGCTGAATTGGCGTTATGATGGTCGGTTTGATAAATATATCCCGAAGACGGCTGTTGATATATCAAGCGAGCATATTTCCTTAGCCGCTTTATTGAAGAATTTCAACCTTGATGAAAAGTTGGTTAATGAACCAGAGATTATTGTAGTTTTATGGTCCAGGATGTTGGATAAGCGAGTAACCGATCTTAATGAAGTAGTCATTGAAAACCTTTTGGCCCATAATAAGGGAGAATTTCCTCCTATAATTTATCTGAATACCGACCAGTTTTTTATTTCCCAGAACTAGTGTTTATGATTTGAAATCCGGTGTCACGCAGAGGGTTAAAAAATTGGATAAAATTTTTCGGAAACTGATAACAGGATGTTGACCATATCATTTTGTTAATAGTTTTTGTGTCATTCTGACGGAGGAAGAATCTCGGAGAAATGCAAACATCCTAAATTAAAAAATCATTTTTTGCAGGGCTGTACAGTTCCTTAACCGAAGGTTAAGGATGACAATATCTTCAGTAGAAGAACCGTACAGATTCCTCACTTATCGTTCAGAATCAAAATGCACTAAAGAGGGATTCAGAAGCGAAGCGAAGAATCTATTTTATTTTATTTTTCGATCTGGTTGTCGTTGTGAATCGTAAGATGAACAAACTGTTTTTTATCTTTTTTAACCCATAAAGAGGAATTATTGAAAGATATTTCACCCACGCTGTGGGTTCGCCATTTCAAACATCCAGATTCTACAAATATTTCACCCCTCAAGGGGTTTGGGTTCTGGAAATTGTACGGACGAGAACATGAAAATCATGGAGTTTCTTAAATCAGAAGGTGATAATAATTTGGGTTTACATGGGGCGGGCGTATTCGATATGCCCCTACAGTATAGGGGAATTTCCTGCGACATTTGATCATAATCTTGGTCCATCCTCCCATCCCTTTAATCCTGGTTCTTTCCCTCGATCTTGGTCCATCCTCCCATCCCATTAACCCTGGTTCAAACCATAACATCCTTGGCAACCACCCACAAATAACCTGAAATGCCCGTTAATCGATCATTTTGAAGTCAAATAACAGCTTTTTTACAAAAAATCGACACAAAAGGTTTAGCCTAATGAGATTTAATTATCTTTGTTAGCTAACCCATCTACTAGAGTTTGAAGGAAAGCAAGTCAAATAAGAAGGTCAACAAATGGTTGGTATTTACCTCCATGCCCTTTCAAATGGGGGTGACCATCTATGTGTTCTACTGGTTAGGGACTTGGCTGGACGAAAAATATGCGGTAGAAGGGGAGTGGTGGATGAAGGGATTGACGATGTTTGGCGTCGGACTTTCCCTATATCAATTTATTAAACAAGTAAATTATATCAATAGAAATGAATAGATACCTGCTCTTATTATTAGTTCTGCTTGGCGTCACAGGTGTATGTTTTGGGATACATTATGCCGTTTTGAAGATGAACCATCATGATCATTGGTGGATAGGATCGGGCTATAGTTTAGAGGGGATGTATACCTTCGGGGCGATTGCTTCCGTTGTCATGGTCATTATTTTGTTGCTCATCGATTATACGATGCCGGTGCAGGTCGGCTTTGCGTTTTTGGTCGGCATGACCCTGAAAGCGGTGGGCAGTTATGTGTTCATTCATGAGGGTATCAATCTACTCGAGAATGATTTTATTGAGCTTAATTTTCTAGTCGTGTTTTTTGTTTATTTGATGTATGATGCCTTTGCGGCCTATTATATTGTAAATCAACAAGAAACGGTTAATAAAAACTAATTTTTTAAAAAGTTTAAACAATTCTGAATTTATGCCAAATAAAATTGTAATTTTGCGCAAAATTTGTCATAATTCAACATTATTTTAAAATGGTGAGTCTTAAGAAAGTACTTTTATTATTTGCAGTAATTTTGTTTACTGTTAATCCATTCCGCTCAGTTGCTGAAGAAGGGCATACACATGGTGAAACTTCTAGTTCTGAGGAAATTAACGCTCATATTCAACACCACTTAAAGGATGATTACTATTTCAATTTCTTTACTGATTCTAAAACAGGAAAGAATTATGGCTTCCCTTTACCAGTTATCTTGATTGATGGTGGTCTGAAGGTTTTTTCTTCCGGTGAGTTCGAGCATGGCGATAAAGTAGTAGAAAAAGACGGTCAATTTTACAAATTGTACCATGGCAAAATCTACAAGACAGATGCTGCAGGTACGATTACATACGATGACAAACATCACCCAACAAATGCAAAACCTTGGGACTTCTCGATTACCAAGAATGTTTTAGGTTTGATGTTGGCTGCTTTGTTGTTGTTCATTGGATTTACAAGTTTAGCTAAAACATATAAAAACGGTTCAAACGTGGTCCCTAAAGGAATTGGACGTGCATTGGAGCCATTGGTTCTATACGTGAGAGATGAGATGGCGATCCCTAACATCGGGCATCGTTACAAAGAATTCATGCCATATTTGTTGTCTGTATTCTTCTTGATCTTTTTATTGAACTTATTAGGGCTAACTCCACTAGGGGTAAACGTAACTGGAAATATCTCTGTTACATTGTGTTTAGCCCTGTTTACATTTTTCATTACGAATTTTAAAGCAAACAAAGATTACTGGAAACATATTTTCTGGATGCCAGGAGTACCGGTTCCTTTCAAATTTGTTTTAGCGCCAATCGAAGTATTAGGTTTGTTTACTAAGCCTTTCTCCTTGATGGTTCGTTTGTTTGCAAACATTACAGCTGGTCACACCGTTGTAATGGGTCTGATTGCTGTTGTGTATTTGTTGCAACATCAGTTGACTGTTGTAGGTTCAGTGAGTGTATCCTTAATTCTAACGTTGTTATTATTCTTCTTGGAATTATTGGTAGCATTCTTACAAGCGTTTATCTTTACGATGTTGTCATCCTTATTTATCGGTATGGCAGTGGAAGAGCATTCGCATCATTAATTCGAATTTTTTGTTAAATTTTTAAATATAAAATTGTTATGATTCCAAATTTAGTAGGAGCAGGTTTGATCGTTATCGGAGCTGGTTTAGGTTTAGGTAAAATCGGTGGTTCAGCAATGGAAGCTATCGCTCGTCAACCAGAAGCAGCATCTAAAATTCAAACAGCGATGATCATCATCGGTGCCTTATTGGAAGGTTTAGCATTCGGTGCTCTTCTATTAGGTAAATAAGCTAAGCTTATTACAAAAGACAATGGACACATCTTGCAACGGTTGGTTGCAAGTTGTGTTTATCAAAAAGACAAAAAATTTAAATTCAAAAATATAATAACGTAAATAAATGGACGCTTTAATTCATGATTTTTCATTCGGGTTATTTTTCTGGCAATTGATCATCCTTTTGATCGTCATCTTTTTGTTAGGGAAATATGCTTGGAAACCGATTGTAAATGCTTTAGAGGAACGCGAAAAAGGCATTACCGATGCTTTAGCTTCTGCAGAAAAGGCGAAATTGGAAATGGCACGTTTGACCAATGAGAACGAGAATTTGTTAAAAAAGGCTCGTGAAGAGCGTGATGTTATCTTGAAAGAAGCAAAAGTATTGAAGGATAAGATCGTGGCAGAGGCAAAAGATGCAGCTCAAGTAGAAGGTGGTAAATTGATCGAGCAAGCTAAACGCGAGATTGAAGACCAAAAATTAAAAGCTTTAGCTGAGGTTAAGAACCAAGTTTCTACCTTATCTTTAGAGATTGCGCGCAAAGTATTAACGAAAGAATTCGAGGACCAAGGAAAGCAAGAAGCTTTAGTAGCTGACTTGATGAAAGATGTTAAATTAAACTAATTGGTTAACGAATTTAAAAATTAGCGTATGTCAGTTTTCAAAGTAGCTTCAAGATATGCCAAGTCATTAATCGACTTGTCGGTAGAGCAGGAGAGTCTGGATGGGGTTAAGGCGGATATCGAAGGAGTTATTGCCATAATCAAATCTAACACGGAATTGCAAGCAGTTTTAAACAATCCGATCATTAAGACGGACAAGAAACTTGCGATCTTGAAGGCTTTATTTCAAGGTAAAATCAGACCGGAGATATTGGAGTTCTTCAATATCATGGTTAGAAAAGGCCGTGCAGAATTAGTTTATGCGACAGCCTTAGAGTTTGTTCGTGAATACAACGAGGTTAAAGGTATCGTTCATGCAGAAGTTGTTTCGGCCAGTCCTTTATCGGAGGCCAACCTACAGGCATTAAAAGAGCAGATTGCTGCTCAGATCAACGCCGAGGTCATCTTAGCTAACAAAGTAGACAAATCATTGATCGGTGGCTTTGTGGTGAAGGTTGGAGACAAGCAGATTGATGCAAGTATTCAAGGCAAGCTTAATAAATTAGAGAGACATTTCGAGAACCAAGGAGTTTAATCCGGCGTTCGAGAACAAGATATAATAGAATCAAAAACCCCTTATACGAATTACAACAATGATAGAGGTAAGACCAGATGAAGTTTCGGCAATTCTAAGAGAGCAATTGTCAGGCTTTAAGTCAGCAGCCGATTTAGAAGAAGTGGGTACCGTATTGCAAGTAGGTGACGGTATTGCGCGTATTTACGGCTTAACAAAAGTTCAATCAGGAGAGTTGGTTGAGTTTGCGAATGGACTACAAGGTATTGTGATGAACTTAGAAGAAGACAACGTAGGTGTTGTACTTTTAGGTCCATCGGATGAAATTAAAGAAGGTGATACTATCAAACGTACTAACCGTATCGCATCTATTAAAGTAGGTGAAGGTATGTTAGGCCGTGTGGTAAATACATTAGGTCAGCCTATCGATGGTAAAGGCCCAATTACTGGAGAGACTTTCGAAATGCCAATCGAGCGTAAAGCTCCTGGGGTTATCTACCGTCAACCAGTAACTGAACCATTACAGACTGGTCTTAAAGCGATCGATGCCATGATCCCAATCGGACGTGGACAGCGTGAGCTTGTGATTGGTGACCGTCAAACTGGTAAGACTGCCGTTTGTATCGACACCATTTTGAATCAAAAAGAATTTTACGAAGCTGGTCAACCAGTATTCTGTATATATGTTGCGGTAGGACAAAAGAACTCTACAGTAGCGAACATCGTTCGTACATTAGAGGAAAAAGGTGCTATGCCATACACAGTGATCGTATCTGCATCAGCTGCGGATCCTGCTCCAATGCAGTTCTACGCGCCAATGGCGGGTGCTGCTATCGGTGAATACTTCCGTGATACAGGTCGTCCGGCATTGATCGTTTATGATGACTTGTCTAAACAAGCGGTTGCTTACCGTGAAGTGTCATTATTATTGAAACGTCCTCCAGGCCGTGAGGCATATCCAGGAGACGTATTCTACCTTCACTCTCGTCTATTAGAGCGTGCTGCGAAGATCAATAGTTCTGATGAGATCGCTCGTAACATGAACGACCTTCCTGCATCATTGAAAGACAAAGTGAAAGGTGGTGGTTCATTAACAGCACTTCCGATCATTGAAACTCAAGCGGGTGACGTATCTGCATATATCCCTACCAACGTAATTTCCATCACAGATGGTCAGATCTTCTTGGAGTCGAACTTGTTCAACGCAGGTATCCGCCCAGCGATCAACGTAGGTATCTCGGTATCACGTGTAGGTGGTAATGCGCAGATCAAATCAATGAAGAAAGTTGCTGGTACCTTGAAATTAGATCAAGCGCAGTACCGTGAATTGGAAGCTTTCGCGAAATTCGGTTCTGACTTAGATGCGGCTACAAAAGCGGTATTGGACAAAGGTATCCGTAACGTGGAAATCTTGAAACAAGGTCAGTATTCACCAGTTTCAGTAGAGAAACAAGTTGCTATTATCTACGCAGGTACAAAAGGTTTACTACGTAACGTTCCTGTAAACAAAGTGAGAGAATTCGAAGAAGAATTCTTGACTCAACTAGAGCAACGTCATCCAGAAGTATTGTCAGCACTTAAAGCTGGTAAGTTCTCTGATGAATTAACTGATGTATTAGAAAAAGTAGCTAAGGAATTAGCTTCAAAATATTAATTAGACATTAGATGTTAGACATTAGACAATAGACCTTGATGGCGCCTCAAAACGCATGAAAGATCTTATGTCTTGTGTCTAATGTCTCTTATCTATAATGAAATTATGGCAAACTTAAAAGAAGTTAGAAATCGTATTACCTCCGTATCTTCTACGCAACAGATTACCAAAGCGATGAAAATGGTATCTGCAGCGAAGTTGAAACGTGCAACCAATGCTATCATCCAATTGCGTCCGTATGCGACAAAATTGAGGGAGATCTTGGCTCAGGTTTCAGCCTCCGTAGAAGGTAATAATTCGCCATTCACGCAAGATCGTATCCCTACGAAGGTATTGATCATCGTGGTGACCTCAAACAGAGGTTTAGCGGGAGCTTTCAATGCTAATGCCATTAAAACTGCCAATAATTTGATTGCAACGAAATATGCAGATCAATTCGCAAGAGGAGATGTCAGTATTATCGCAATCGGAAAAAGAGGTCAGGATTTCTTCAGCAAACGTGATTTCAAGGTAATCGGTAATAACAACGAATTGTTCAACAATTTGGATTTCGAAAATGTTTCGAAAATTACGGAGTACGTGATGGAACAGTTTAAAGAAGGAAACATCGACCGCGTAGAGGTGGTATATAACCAGTTCCGTAATGCAGCCGTTCAAATCTTGACATCAGAGCAGATTTTACCTCTTTTGCCTGAGAATAAAGAAGAGGACAATGTTGCTGAATTGGATTATATCATCGAGCCTTCAAAAGAAAAAATCATTGAAGAGCTTATTCCTAAAGCAATCAAGATTCAGTTATACAAAGCAGTACTGGATTCACATGCGTCTGAGCATGGTGCCCGTATGACTGCGATGGATAAAGCAACAGAAAACGCAGGAGACTTGTTACGCCAATTGAAACTGTCGTACAACCAAGCGCGTCAAGCAGCAATTACAACAGAGTTGACAGAGATCGTTTCTGGTGCTGCAGCCCTTTCAAATGGCTAATAAATAAAAATATTAATTTGTATAAGGAAAGCCGTTATCATTTGATAACGGCTTTTTTGTTGGCTATGGTTGGATTGTTGGAAAAATATTTCAGTCCTGCTGGGTAATGTCATTAAGTTATGGAAAAACAAAATTTAGATTCTTCGTTACTTTTGAAGCGCAAAAGTAACCAAACCGACGAAGGAGCTCACGGATACCAAAATCAACTCGAATCCGTAAACGCTTCGGCCCATTTAAGGTGGCTTTTCGCACGGGCTCCCGCACATGGATAGAATGCCTTGTTGTCGGGAATATCTTTCAATAGATCATCCCTTTTAAGGGGATGATCTTCTGAAAGCATTCCAAGGCCAATCCCATCGCACAGGTCAACGGCATTCTTTCCATCTCTCCGCCACTGGAAATGAGCCAGAGGCTAAAGGACTTCCTGAGGAAGGATAAATGTTTGTTAATTTTCCAAACATCCAGCAGGGGTGGAATATTTATCAATTAGCATATTATCTTGGTCTATCCTTTAATCCCTTAATCCTGGTTCATGCACAGATCTTGGTCCATCTTCGAATCCTTAATCCTGGTTCAAAACCCACTCAAATCTCCTATCTCCCATCTCATATCGATCCCAAGCAAACCATTCCATTTCCACGATGTTCTATTTATTAACAGCAGAAAGATTAATATTATGACAACATTACCTTAATATTACGCATTTGACTTCTGTATTTCTGACTATTATCGTAATTTTGTCAAAATTTTAGTTTTCAATTTGCTCTGAAGAGCAATTTTATAAATTTGTGTTGGGTTTTTATAACTCAGTGAGCTTTGATAGGGTTAATTCGATTAACCTTGGGTGTAAATGAAATTATTTAGGGTATGGCAAAGAAATTATATGTTTCCAATTCGACAGAGTCTTCGAGAATGTTCAAGAATGATTTTCTTGAATCGTTGACCAAGGTACATTATTCTGTTCCATTGATATTTTGGATTCCTGTTAAGATCTTTTTTATTTGGAGGGCATTGGTCCCTGGGGGATTGTCAGTTGGTACTGTTGTGATGTACTATATCTTTGGTCTGTTGTTTTGGACTTTGGCGGAATATGTGTTGCATAGATGGGTTTTCCATTATGAACCGAGTTCAAAATTCGGTAAAAGAGTGCATTTTATTTTCCATGGGGTACACCATGACTATCCTAAGGATCGCTTGCGATTGGTTATGCCACTTTCTGCAAGTATCCCAATGGCAGCAATCATCTATTTTATCTTTAGCTTTTTCTTTTCGCCCTATACCTTAGCGGCATTCTTCTCGGGGTTCTTATTGGGTTACCTGATCTATGATGAATGCCATTATGCGATGCATCATGCTAATTTTAAATCAGGCTTGTTTAAAAGGATTAAGGATCACCACATGTTGCACCATTACTCGGAACCTGAAAAAGGTTTTGGGGTTAGTTCAGCGATCTGGGATGTAATCTTCGGTTCTGGATTTAGCAAAAAGAAAGCTGCCCAAACAG contains:
- a CDS encoding phosphoheptose isomerase, with protein sequence MTYIDKSELFQEISSKLTNKGFKIESEDQNRPWGGFFVINEDQAQEFADAYFEGLNVQDLRISGKLSPKVLIVGPNKRLSWQYHHRRAEIWRVIRGEVGVVTSPTDEEHELKILKEGDSIRLSQGERHRLVGLGSYGVVAEIWQHTDSANPSDEDDIVRVQDDFGRGV
- a CDS encoding helix-turn-helix domain-containing protein is translated as MSQAFDTQNDIFSKAVAFVNQTQQPIFLTGKAGTGKTTFLKFIRENSYKKMAITAPTGVAAMNAGGTTLHALFWLPFGVFIEDYPLQWGDSDQFIYNKHRLFSTIKLTKNRRAILQELELLVIDEVSMVRADTLDAIDVILKSVRRDMRPFGGVQVLFIGDLYQLPPVVQDREWQVLRDYYSSVFFFDAKVFKQQPPVLIELQKIYRQQDDAYINILNKIRNNETTNADLDDLNTHYKPDFIAPEGEQYITLTSHNRLADQINQEKLESLDSKLHQIKSIIKDEFQNGLFPAEETLSLRVGAQVMFIKNDVGEERRYFNGKIGTVKDIQVEKHKIIVSFPNGEEDVEVKRETWENIRYSYNKGDDKIEEEVLGTFSQFPLRLAWAITIHKSQGLTFEKAIIDAGTSFAAGQVYVALSRLTGLEGLVLRSRVPSYAIRTDYQVVSFMKQMEAITDLEPILQESQKRYLGQILLQSFRWNSMCEEMESLIVEQEGKKIEGKDEAVEFLKDMLSKLKAQEVVANKFITQLYKMLGQVDLDYEKICERSKAAVSWFIPTFDKECLAPMEKHIEQWQVKKRTKKYISTLKSILLDFKRKHEQLKHSLTIAEALNKSSDELTEELLQWNKPKEDLAKEVEEKEKDTKQISLDMFMDGMDIEEIATKRDMVVGTIYGHLINFIGSDIEASDLIPDAELQNIVKVIKSHPDASATELRTLMDMKVDYPQIRIAQKYMEVAEK
- a CDS encoding AtpZ/AtpI family protein, producing the protein MKESKSNKKVNKWLVFTSMPFQMGVTIYVFYWLGTWLDEKYAVEGEWWMKGLTMFGVGLSLYQFIKQVNYINRNE
- the atpB gene encoding F0F1 ATP synthase subunit A, with the protein product MVSLKKVLLLFAVILFTVNPFRSVAEEGHTHGETSSSEEINAHIQHHLKDDYYFNFFTDSKTGKNYGFPLPVILIDGGLKVFSSGEFEHGDKVVEKDGQFYKLYHGKIYKTDAAGTITYDDKHHPTNAKPWDFSITKNVLGLMLAALLLFIGFTSLAKTYKNGSNVVPKGIGRALEPLVLYVRDEMAIPNIGHRYKEFMPYLLSVFFLIFLLNLLGLTPLGVNVTGNISVTLCLALFTFFITNFKANKDYWKHIFWMPGVPVPFKFVLAPIEVLGLFTKPFSLMVRLFANITAGHTVVMGLIAVVYLLQHQLTVVGSVSVSLILTLLLFFLELLVAFLQAFIFTMLSSLFIGMAVEEHSHH
- the atpE gene encoding ATP synthase F0 subunit C, which translates into the protein MIPNLVGAGLIVIGAGLGLGKIGGSAMEAIARQPEAASKIQTAMIIIGALLEGLAFGALLLGK
- a CDS encoding F0F1 ATP synthase subunit B; this encodes MDALIHDFSFGLFFWQLIILLIVIFLLGKYAWKPIVNALEEREKGITDALASAEKAKLEMARLTNENENLLKKAREERDVILKEAKVLKDKIVAEAKDAAQVEGGKLIEQAKREIEDQKLKALAEVKNQVSTLSLEIARKVLTKEFEDQGKQEALVADLMKDVKLN
- the atpH gene encoding ATP synthase F1 subunit delta; translated protein: MSVFKVASRYAKSLIDLSVEQESLDGVKADIEGVIAIIKSNTELQAVLNNPIIKTDKKLAILKALFQGKIRPEILEFFNIMVRKGRAELVYATALEFVREYNEVKGIVHAEVVSASPLSEANLQALKEQIAAQINAEVILANKVDKSLIGGFVVKVGDKQIDASIQGKLNKLERHFENQGV
- the atpA gene encoding F0F1 ATP synthase subunit alpha — protein: MIEVRPDEVSAILREQLSGFKSAADLEEVGTVLQVGDGIARIYGLTKVQSGELVEFANGLQGIVMNLEEDNVGVVLLGPSDEIKEGDTIKRTNRIASIKVGEGMLGRVVNTLGQPIDGKGPITGETFEMPIERKAPGVIYRQPVTEPLQTGLKAIDAMIPIGRGQRELVIGDRQTGKTAVCIDTILNQKEFYEAGQPVFCIYVAVGQKNSTVANIVRTLEEKGAMPYTVIVSASAADPAPMQFYAPMAGAAIGEYFRDTGRPALIVYDDLSKQAVAYREVSLLLKRPPGREAYPGDVFYLHSRLLERAAKINSSDEIARNMNDLPASLKDKVKGGGSLTALPIIETQAGDVSAYIPTNVISITDGQIFLESNLFNAGIRPAINVGISVSRVGGNAQIKSMKKVAGTLKLDQAQYRELEAFAKFGSDLDAATKAVLDKGIRNVEILKQGQYSPVSVEKQVAIIYAGTKGLLRNVPVNKVREFEEEFLTQLEQRHPEVLSALKAGKFSDELTDVLEKVAKELASKY
- the atpG gene encoding ATP synthase F1 subunit gamma, whose product is MANLKEVRNRITSVSSTQQITKAMKMVSAAKLKRATNAIIQLRPYATKLREILAQVSASVEGNNSPFTQDRIPTKVLIIVVTSNRGLAGAFNANAIKTANNLIATKYADQFARGDVSIIAIGKRGQDFFSKRDFKVIGNNNELFNNLDFENVSKITEYVMEQFKEGNIDRVEVVYNQFRNAAVQILTSEQILPLLPENKEEDNVAELDYIIEPSKEKIIEELIPKAIKIQLYKAVLDSHASEHGARMTAMDKATENAGDLLRQLKLSYNQARQAAITTELTEIVSGAAALSNG
- a CDS encoding sterol desaturase family protein; translated protein: MAKKLYVSNSTESSRMFKNDFLESLTKVHYSVPLIFWIPVKIFFIWRALVPGGLSVGTVVMYYIFGLLFWTLAEYVLHRWVFHYEPSSKFGKRVHFIFHGVHHDYPKDRLRLVMPLSASIPMAAIIYFIFSFFFSPYTLAAFFSGFLLGYLIYDECHYAMHHANFKSGLFKRIKDHHMLHHYSEPEKGFGVSSAIWDVIFGSGFSKKKAAQTDKKKANELKEVQQQQLN